A genomic region of Clarias gariepinus isolate MV-2021 ecotype Netherlands chromosome 23, CGAR_prim_01v2, whole genome shotgun sequence contains the following coding sequences:
- the bhlhe40 gene encoding class E basic helix-loop-helix protein 40, whose amino-acid sequence MERITSAQPPPPCLAKQNPLDMAGIPGMDFPMYVYKPRRGAKRGEDSKDTYKLPHRLIEKKRRDRINECIAQLKDLLPEHLKLSTLGHLEKAVVLELTLKHVKALNSLLEQQQRQIISLQNGMQIGDHTNGGVEKSEEMFRSGFHLCAKEVLQYIASQENGQDLTPTHILNHLHKVASELPQRPVSPRQETPSPAHKVHEIHEKPVVAPPRMPEGHTKNCVPVIQRTYPHSSEQSGSDTDTDSGYGGELDKDKRDSKGQRPSYYGKEGAELKYGIKEEWDEPQAKRQRSDSSEDESLLSHSGYTGFSSHQPPFCMPFYLLPPVTAATAAAYLPVLEKCWYPGGMPMLYPGITGSPASLSPEKLPLSLVLSPRVASPSASHVHTDSSALHQALKQVPPLNLETKD is encoded by the exons ATGGAGAGGATTACCAGCGCGCAACCTCCTCCTCCATGCCTGGCCAAACAGAACCCACTGGACATGGCTGGCATCCCGGG CATGGATTTCCCCATGTACGTCTACAAACCCCGGAGAGGCGCGAAACGAGGCGAGGACAGCAAG GACACGTACAAGCTGCCGCATCGTCTGATCGAGAAGAAGCGACGTGacagaataaatgaatgcatcGCACAGCTGAAGGACCTGCTCCCAGAGCACCTGAAACTCTCT ACGCTGGGCCACTTGGAGAAGGCCGTGGTGCTGGAACTGACGTTGAAGCACGTGAAGGCTCTGAACAGCCTGCTGGAGCAGCAGCAGCGGCAAATCATATCTCTGCAGAATGGAATGCAGATCG gtGATCACACCAACGGGGGCGTGGAGAAGAGCGAGGAGATGTTCCGTTCTGGTTTCCATTTGTGCGCCAAGGAGGTTTTGCAGTACATAGCGAGTCAGGAGAACGGGCAGGATCTGACTCCTACGCACATCTTAAACCATCTGCACAAGGTGGCCTCCGAGCTGCCGCAGCGGCCGGTCAGCCCGCGTCAGGAAACGCCTTCCCCTGCCCACAAAGTCCATGAGATCCACGAGAAGCCCGTTGTGGCGCCGCCCAGAATGCCAGAGGGCCACACCAAAAACTGTGTCCCTGTGATCCAGAGGACTTACCCGCATAGCAGCGAGCAGAGTGGCAGCGACACGGACACGGACAGCGGCTATGGTGGCGAGCTGGACAAAGACAAGCGTGACTCTAAGGGCCAGCGGCCGAGCTACTACGGCAAAGAGGGCGCCGAACTGAAATACGGCATCAAGGAGGAGTGGGATGAGCCGCAGGCCAAGCGGCAAAGGTCGGACTCTTCCGAGGACGAGTCTCTGTTGAGTCACAGCGGGTACACGGGCTTCTCCTCTCACCAGCCACCTTTCTGCATGCCCTTCTACCTCCTTCCTCCAGTGACAGCAGCCACCGCCGCCGCATACCTCCCTGTTCTGGAGAAGTGCTGGTACCCAGGGGGCATGCCCATGCTGTACCCTGGCATCACAGGTTCCCCAGCGAGCTTGTCCCCTGAGAAGCTCCCCTTGTCGCTTGTCTTGTCGCCCAGAGTCGCGTCCCCTAGCGCCTCTCATGTTCATACAGACTCTTCGGCTCTGCACCAGGCCCTCAAACAAGTGCCCCCCTTAAATCTGGAAACCAAAGACTGA